One Streptomyces coeruleorubidus DNA segment encodes these proteins:
- a CDS encoding alpha/beta fold hydrolase — protein sequence MRSVAVTPGGDQIRWVELPGQEPPRVYVHGLGATSPAYFTRVAVDPRLAGRRSLLIDLLGHGISDRPTGFDYTLESHADALAGALSSAGVSGAELIAHSMGGSVAIVLAARHPHLVSRLVLIDANLDPIPRRPGAPGSSGIAAYSEQEFLADGWEEVRDRAGTHWWSTMRLAGREALHRSAYHLTRGTTPTMRELLLDLKIPRTFLFPEADGPLPGTDALTEAGVSVVPIPDCGHNVMLDNPEAFAKATAAALTPQAPN from the coding sequence GTGCGCAGTGTCGCCGTAACGCCCGGTGGTGATCAGATCCGCTGGGTCGAACTGCCGGGGCAGGAACCGCCGCGCGTCTACGTGCACGGGCTGGGCGCCACATCGCCCGCCTACTTCACCCGAGTCGCGGTCGATCCCCGGCTGGCCGGACGCCGTTCACTGCTGATCGACCTCCTGGGCCACGGCATCAGCGACCGCCCGACAGGCTTCGACTACACACTGGAGTCCCACGCCGACGCGCTCGCCGGTGCCCTGAGCTCCGCGGGCGTCTCGGGCGCCGAGCTGATCGCCCACAGCATGGGCGGCTCGGTCGCGATCGTCCTGGCCGCCCGCCACCCCCACCTGGTCTCCCGGCTGGTGCTCATCGACGCCAACCTGGACCCGATCCCGCGCAGGCCGGGCGCGCCGGGCAGCAGCGGCATCGCCGCCTACTCGGAGCAGGAGTTCCTGGCGGACGGATGGGAGGAGGTCCGCGACCGGGCCGGCACCCACTGGTGGTCCACCATGCGTCTGGCCGGCCGCGAGGCCCTCCACCGCAGCGCGTACCACCTCACCCGCGGCACGACCCCCACCATGCGCGAACTCCTCCTGGACCTGAAGATCCCCCGCACCTTCCTGTTCCCCGAGGCGGACGGCCCGCTCCCGGGCACAGACGCCCTCACCGAGGCGGGGGTGTCGGTCGTCCCCATCCCCGACTGCGGCCACAACGTCATGCTGGACAACCCGGAAGCTTTCGCAAAGGCCACCGCGGCGGCACTCACGCCGCAGGCCCCGAACTGA
- a CDS encoding DUF4360 domain-containing protein, whose translation MAGGLLLSGAIAALLTSALPAQSPSSGFVDPPPDKIVIKVATVNGSGCPQGTAAVAVSEDNTAFTVTYSDYLAQAGGGSDPTAFRRNCQLSLIVHVPQGFTYAIASADYRGFASLQRGASGSQRASYYFQGSPSTVSRNHPFSGPYNDNWQATDETDWAQLVYAPCGVQRNFNINTELRVNAGTQSADKVSFMTMDSTDGDISTVYHMAWKECPES comes from the coding sequence ATGGCCGGTGGCCTGCTTCTGAGCGGCGCGATCGCCGCGCTCCTCACCAGCGCACTCCCCGCACAATCCCCGTCCTCCGGGTTCGTCGACCCGCCCCCGGACAAGATCGTCATCAAGGTCGCCACGGTGAACGGCTCGGGCTGTCCGCAGGGCACGGCAGCGGTCGCCGTCTCCGAGGACAACACGGCGTTCACGGTCACCTACAGCGACTACCTCGCTCAGGCCGGCGGAGGCTCCGACCCGACCGCGTTCCGCAGAAACTGCCAGCTCAGCCTGATCGTCCACGTGCCTCAGGGATTCACGTACGCCATCGCCAGCGCCGACTACCGGGGCTTCGCCTCACTCCAGCGCGGCGCGAGCGGCTCCCAGCGAGCCTCGTACTACTTCCAGGGCTCGCCCAGCACGGTGTCCAGGAACCACCCCTTCAGCGGCCCGTACAACGACAACTGGCAGGCCACCGACGAGACGGACTGGGCCCAACTGGTCTACGCACCCTGCGGAGTCCAGCGCAACTTCAACATCAACACCGAACTCCGGGTCAACGCCGGTACGCAGTCGGCCGACAAGGTCAGCTTCATGACGATGGACTCGACGGACGGGGACATCAGCACGGTGTACCACATGGCGTGGAAGGAGTGCCCGGAGTCCTGA
- a CDS encoding RrF2 family transcriptional regulator, protein MRISARADYAVRAVVELAVRQGEGPVKAEAVATAQDIPHKFLEGILGDLRRGGVVDSRRGGSGGYRLARQAAQITVADVIRAVDGPIVSVRGERPTGLAYTGTAEPLLPLWIALRANVRRILEGVTIADLAAGALPEPVERLAAEPAAWENP, encoded by the coding sequence ATGAGGATCTCGGCACGTGCGGACTACGCGGTACGAGCGGTCGTGGAGCTGGCCGTCCGGCAGGGCGAAGGACCGGTCAAGGCGGAGGCCGTCGCCACCGCGCAGGACATTCCCCACAAGTTCCTGGAAGGGATCCTCGGCGATCTGCGGCGCGGCGGTGTCGTCGACAGCCGGCGCGGCGGGAGCGGCGGTTACCGGCTGGCCCGGCAGGCCGCTCAGATCACGGTCGCGGACGTGATCCGGGCCGTGGACGGACCGATCGTCTCGGTGCGCGGCGAGCGCCCGACCGGCCTCGCCTACACGGGCACCGCCGAGCCGTTGCTGCCGCTGTGGATCGCCCTGCGGGCCAATGTGCGCAGGATCCTGGAGGGCGTGACGATCGCCGACCTCGCGGCCGGCGCGCTGCCCGAGCCGGTGGAGCGGCTGGCGGCGGAACCGGCGGCCTGGGAGAACCCGTGA